TAGTTGGATAGTACCGACTAGGGGTTTTTTCTATAACTAACACATACTGAGATTATTGTACTGTCTTGGGTAGGGAAAGTTCATCAATTCCTTATGGCTGACCTTTAGGGGTGTAGGGGTGTGAGGGAAGAATATAGACTCTACATCTTAGTTTTATATCCTTATACAAACTTAAAGCGTAAACTCTAATCCAGCAAATACCATCATAATTTAGACAAAATTATCCGGGACGGGTAGGAAATAGGTAGAACAATTAATTGGTAGATGCACCCTGATAACTAACTCCCCTAGCTGGCTGCCACCACTAGGGGCTTTTTTTGCCTAATTGAGAAATTCATCCTGAACAGGTAGGGAATAGATAGAACAATTAATTGGTAGATGCACCCTGATAACTAACTCCCCTTGTTGGCTTACACTGACTAGGGGCTTTTTTTTGCCTAATTTTTAGAAATTCATCCTGAACAGGTAGGGAATAGATAGAACAATTAATTGGTAGATGCACCCTGATAACTAACTCCCCTTGTTGGCTTACACTGACTAGGGGCTTTTTTTTGCCTAATTGAGAAATTCATCCTGAACAGGTAGGGAATAGATAGAACAATTAATTGGTAGATGCACCCTGATAACTAACTCCCCTTGTTGGCTTACACTGACTAGGGGCTTTTTTTTGCCTAATTGAGAAATTCATCCTGAACAGGTAGGGAATAGATAGAACAATTAATTGGTAGATGCACCCTGATAACTAACTCCCCTTGTTGGCTTACACTGACTAGGGGCTTTTTTTTGCCTAATTGAGAAATTCATCCTGAACAGGTAGGGAATAGATAGAACAATTAATTGGTAGATGCACCCTGATAACTAACTCCCCTTGTTGGCTTACACTGACTAGGGGCTTTTTTTTGCCTAATTGAGAAATTCATCCTGAACAGGTAGGGAATAGATAGAACAATTAATTGGTAGATGCACCCTGATAACTAACTCCCCTTGTTGGCTTACACTGACTAGGGGCTTTTTTTTGCCTAATTTTTAGAAATTCATCCTGAACAGGTAGGGAATAGATAGAACAATTAATTGGTAGATGCACCCTGATAACTAACTCCCCTTGTTGGCTTACACTAACTGGGGGCTTTTTTTTGCCTAATTGAGAAATTCATCCTGAACAGGTAGGGAATAGATAGAACAATTAATTGGTAGATGCACCCTGATAACTAACTCCCCTTGTTGGCTTACACTAACTGGGGGCTTTTTTTGCCTAATTTTAGAAATTTATCCGGGACAGGTAGGGAATAGGTAGAACAATTAATTGGTAGATGCACCCTGATAACTAACTCCCCTGGTTGGCTTACACTGACTAGGGGCTTTTTTTGTTTAGCAATCAGTAAATCCATTAATCCTCAGATTGCAGGAAATATACTGATTGCCTATGAATACACTAATTACTTTAATGAACTTACCCTAATAAATAACTCTCCCTAGTGGCTGCCACTTTAAGAGCTTTTTTTGTGGAAAAAGCAACTTCATTTGTGACATTTTCATCCGGAATATCCTGTTGAATTGTAGAACAGTTAATTGGTAGATGCACCCTGATAACTAACTCCCCTAGCTGGCTGCCACCACTAGGGGTTTTCTATTAGAATTGAAGCACAGACGACCTTTCAATGAATTTATCCGGAAGACTGTAACTAAAAATAGAACAATTAATTGGTAGATGCACCAGGATAACTAACTCCCTAGTTTGGTTAATACTAACCGATGATTGGTAGATGCACCAGGATAACTAACTCCCCTGTTGAATTTGGTAGAAGCCAGGGGCTTTTCGCTAGAAACCTTTGATCACAACCTGCCCTGTAAGATTGGTAGTTGCTTAGGGCTACATTCTAGCTCAAGATTGGAGTTTTATTCTAGCGCGGATGATGAACTATTGCTAGGAATGTCACCATCTTCTGACTAAAACTTCTTGAGTTCTAGGAATTATAACTTAACTTCTGCCATTTTCCAATTAATTCAGCAATCTGAAAAATCTTACCCTTCAGATGACTTATTTTGTACTGGCATTGCTTCAGAATTTGGTAGAAAATACCCTCTTTGAATGATGCGTCGGTATTCCTTACCATCAATCCTGTTGATTTCTATATGTTAGTTCAGCAGTAGTTATAATTTTTGTGCAGAGAGAGCATATCTAGACGCTCATGCCTCAATTATTTGCAAACTTTAATATAGGAGGTAGTTGTGGTTAGTAGGGTGGGCAATGCCAGCCCTTTCAAAGCGAACAAATGAACTAGTCTATTCAAAACTGAAACCCAGTCGCCGTATGGAATATGAGGTAGGACTTCAATGTAAGTAGCTCAGTGTTAAAAATTATCGCTATGGCAAGGCAGGAGGCAGAAGGCAGAGAGCAGTGCGGTCTTGGGCTTTGCCCAAGTGGAGCAACTGCGGAGAAGGGAAGAGGATTATAGCCTTGTTTACCTTTCTTAACTTAGCTTTGTTTTTCCCACCGACTTACTTAAAACGCGGATTATTTCGTACTGCAAACAATTGGTATATAAATGCTGATGCCAATGGTGCAGCAAATATACTTTCCAAAGTAGCGGCAACATTGGGGATTAACCTCAATGGAGTCAGTAGAGGCGCATTGACTACGCCATTACGAGTTCATCTGTGGACTCTTAAGAATCCCCCGACTTTTTGTTTAAATGAGCGTTCGCGTAGCGTGTCGTAAGACAAGCGAAATTTAAACAGTCGGGGAAGTGTCAAAAATCAGTTCATGGGGCGTATAGAGCCAGAGCCACAAACTTAATAGTCAGTACCACAGCACTATGAATAAATTTTAACCCCTAAAACCTGGAATTAAACGCTTGAGGGCGCGTCCAGCAACACTGCTGTAGGACATTTCACCACAGAGGATTTTCCCCATAACTTTGGGTGCAGTGGGACGCTTAACACCCACTTGATAACCAACGCTAGGAAAGCGATAAAATGCACCTGCTAATTTTTGCGCCCAAGCCATTTCCGCACCCCAAGTTTCATGGATGATTTTGGTATATTCTTCTAAAGCGTTGATATCACCACAAAGGGCTTTGTCAACTGCGGCTGCGGCGTGAACACCACTATAAATTGAGGGACGAATACCTTCTGCGGTCATGGGGTCAACTACACAAGCTGCTTCTCCCGCCAAGATAGCGTTTTGTGTATGTAACTTCTGATTACCATCCCATAAGGCGATAGGATGACCATATTGCTTACTGGTCTGGACATCTATATTAAATAATTTAGAGTATTCAACCAAAATTTTCTTAAAATCTTGGGGTTGTCCACCGATAAAGGTTCCTACACCAATTGAATAACCATTTTCTTTAGGAAAGTTCCAAATATAGCCGTTTTTGACTAAACCGAACTCGAAGTGAATTGTCGATTTATCTTCAACATCGGCGGGAACTTCTGCTTCTAATGCACCAGCTAAACGGCGTTTACGGTCTTTGAAGCCTAGCCATTTTGCCATCGGGCCTTTAGCACCATCAGCCGCGATTAAATAGCGTCCAGTAACGGGGCCATTTGCTGTGTTAACTTGCCAGCGATCGCTACTAAATTCAACTCCTGTTACTTCTGTATTATCTCGCAGTTCTGCGCCTTGCTTTTGCGCTTGCTGTACTAAAAAATGGTCAAAAACTTCCCGGCGCACCATCCACACTGGTTCTTTCGTACCAATTTCCGCCTCTACAGGGTCGCCTAAGTTCCAGGTAAAACGAAACGAGTCTACCTTCAGAGAAATTGCGGGGCTAAAGTCAAAGTCAAACCATTCGGCAACTATTGGTGACACTCCCCCACCACATGGTTTATATCTAGGTAAGGATTCTTTTTCTAAAATTAATACTGAATGCCCTTTTTTGGCCAAATGATATGCTGCTGCGCCACCCGCAGGCCCAGCACCGACAATAATAACGTCGTACATAATTCCCAATGTTGACTGTTGACTATGGACTGTTGACTGTTGATAAAAAGGCTGAAGAACCTAATGTCCTCCAGCCAGGAAATAAATTAGACTGTGGAGATGTCTTTTTCTTTTTCAGCCAATAATTCGTCAACTCTGGCGGTGTACTTATTGGTGAGTTTTTGCAGTTTGTCTTGTAGGTCTTTAGATTCGTCTTCGGAAACTTCGGCGTTTTTCTCTTGTTTGCGAATTGAGTCTATCGCGTCACGGCGGATGTTACGAATAGCAACACGACCTTCTTCTGCGTACTTAGCAGCAAGTTTGACTAGTTCTTTACGGCGATCGCTTGTTAAAGGTGGTATATTCAAGCGCACTGTAGAACCGTCGTTACTAGGTGTTAAACCCACATCTGATAGAGAAATAGCCTTTTCGATAATATTTAGACTGCCTTTATCGTATGGCTGAATCAGTATTGTGGTAGCATCCGGTGTGCTAATGTTTGCCAAGGATTTTAAGGGTGTAGGTGTACCATAGTATTCTACAGATACCTTATCTAGTAGACTGGCATTGGCTCGGCCAGTCCTAATTGTATTAAATGACCGTTGAGTAGCCTCAACAGTATGTTGCATTTTACTTTCAGCTTCAGCTAATTTCACAAGAACCTCCCACAAGGGTACCGATGGATTCTCCTAAAACAGCGCGGCGGATATTTCCTCGCGTTGTTAGGTCAAATACAAGAATAGGGATATTATTTTCTTTACAAAGGGCGATCGCCGTACTATCCATTACGCGCAAGTCTTGATTTAAGACATGGGCGTAGGTGAGACTGTTATAACGTTTGGCGTTAGGATAGATTTCGGGGTCTGCATCATACACCCCATCTACCTTAGTCGCTTTAAATATTACTTCTGCGTCTATTTCTGCTGCTCTTAATGCTGCTGTTGTATCTGTGGTAAAAAATGGATTACCGGAACCCGCACCAAAAATAACCACCCGTCCCTTTTCTAGATGACGGATGGCTCGACGGCGGATATATGGTTCAGCTAATTCCTGCATAGCGATCGCAGTTTGTACCCGCGTCTGGACTCCTATGCGTTCTAGTGAATCTTGTAGTGTCATGGCGTTCATGACCGTGGCGATCATACCAATATAATCGGCTGTGGCTCTATCCATCCCCGCCGAAGCGGCTTTAACGCCACGAAAAATGTTACCACCGCCAACGACGATGGCAATCTGAACGCCAGTGGCTATCACCTCTGCTATTTCTTGGGCTATTTCTTTGACCACTTCTGGATCAATACCATAACCCATGTTGCCCATTAAGGCTTCACCGCTCAGTTTGAGTAAAACCCGTCGGTAATTCGTTCCCATGAAGTTCCGCTTTATCAAAAAAGTTGCAAGTGCCTCCAATTTAAGATAGCAGTACAATGACTGTCTATGTCTATATACGCCAGATCAATGAAGTGCCTACTGGTTCCGTTTCAGGTACTGGTATTTTTTCGCCTTTTAACAGAGCAGCGATCGCATTTCGCAGATAGTCTTCACCTATAGATGATGGCTTGTGAGGATGATTGTCAATCTGCCCTCTATATCGCAATATACCATGAGTGTCGATCAAGAAGGCCATCGGTGTTGTTGTTGCGCCAAAAGTGCGGCTAACTTCTTGGGTAGAATCCCATAGGTAAGGGAAATTTAATTGGTGCTGCTGGGCAAAGGCTTTCATACTTGCTAGGCTTGTCCAACTTCCTTCGGTAATATCACTAGCATTGATGGCAATTAAAATCAAACCCTCTGCCGCAAATTCTGCCTGAATATTTTTAATTCTATCTAAATATAGATTTACATAAGGACAGTAATTACATAAAGAAATCACGCCAACTGCCCGAAAACTTTCCAAGTAACGGCTAAGATGGTGGACTTGATTGTCAATCCCTGGTAATTCAAAATCTGGTGCGTAGCCACCAACCGGAGTGTTACTTGTCTCTAGTAGAGTCATTTTCTTTAGCCAGCCTGCACGAGAAACAATAGTTTTAGGTGAAGTTCAGCCTCGCTGTTGAGGAGTGAATCACCTATTAGTAGATGCTGAATATACAGTAAATTTTATGTACGGTCTTTGCTCACGTAAATTGTAGAACTACTGAATTTCTGTATCCATTCATTAGGAGTTTGTAAAGTTATCATCTCGCTGCTAAAAAATCCAGATTTAATAAGTAGAAGGACTAAATTAAACCTAACTTGAGGTCGCCGGGTTTCGACTACGCTCGATTACCGCGTAGTCGAAACTCAACCCTCTTCTAATCAGGTAAACGAGCATTGAGCGCAGTCGAAATGCGTCTTCTAAGTAATTGTATCCACCTACTTATATGATGCTCAATAACAATGTGTTAACTGCCTTATGGATATTGCGCTGGATATTAAGAGAAATCAAGCATTTTCAATAATTATCGATTCAATAGTTTCTGACAGTTCAAAAGAGAAGATACGTGAATAAAAGTAGAGTTCGGCTTCTAGGGATTTTTTGATATTTTCTGCTTTACGGAAGCCATGCTGTTCACCCGCAAACGGAACATAAGCAACTGGCACACCTTTAACTAGTAATGCTTTATACATTGCTTCTGTTTGGTTGGGTGGAACTACTTGATCTTCTAGTCCTTGGAAAAAAATTACCGGACAGGCAAGATTCTCAACCCAATTGATGGGAGAGCGTTGTTGATAAAGCTGTCGCTGTTGTGGATAAGCACCAATTAAACCTTCTAAATACCGCGATTCAAATTTGTGTGTATCCCTTGCTAAAGCTTCTAAGTCACTGACTCCAAAGTAACTAGCACCAGCTTTGAAGGTATCACGGAAAGTCAAAGCACAAAGCGTTGTATATCCACCCGCACTACCACCAGAAATAGCCAAGCGATCGCCGTCAACTAATCCTTGTTCTACTAGATAACGTGCGCCAAAGACACAATCATCTACATCGACAATTCCCCACTGACCATCTAATCTTTGACGATACTCCCGTCCATAACCTGTACTACCACCATAATTGACATCTAAAACAGCTATACCCCGGCTAGTCCAGTATTGAATACTAAAGCTCAGACTACTAGAAGCTGCTGCGGTTGGGCCGCCGTGGCTTTTGACAATCAGAGGGGGTTTTTCCGTTTCTGGGGCAGTGTAATCACGGTTTTGGGGTGGATAAAATATGGCATAGGCGGTTTGACCGTTGGTGGTTGGGTACTCAATTGGTTGAGGAAGGGAAAGATAACCAGGGTCAATAGTTACATCACTAGAGCGCCGTAATACTTCTAGTTTTTCCGTAGATAAATCAAGTTGCACAATAGCCGTTGATTCAGTTGGAGAACTTGCTAAGAAAACTGCTCGTCCTGCGCTTGCTTTAATTCCGCTAATTTCTGTATATGGTGTTGGTAGTGGTTGCAACTGGTTTGTTGTTGTATCAAGACTAGCTAAGTACCAAATACCTTGTTGAGTATATGTGCAGATAATACGGTTAGCGGACTCGAAAGCATAAGTAGACATCCCCAAAAGCCATTGAGGACGACCAAATTCTGCTTCCATTTGTGTCAACGCTTGTATCTGTCCATCTTGCCAACGATATAGATTCCACCAACCAGTGCGGTCACTAATAAAGTACAGTGTGCCATCGCTAGACCACTCTGGTTGAAATATGGATTCATTTACACCACCAGCAATTTGTTGAGTATTACCTAAACTACCATCTGCGAGAAATTCCCCCACCCAAAGTTGAGTACCATCCCACGGCATATTAGGATGGTTCCAAGTCAGCCAAGCCAAGCGAGAACCGTCAGGACTCAACCGAGGTGAGGAGTAAAAGTCATTTCCAGAGGCTAAAGGTTTAATATCTCCTGCTAATCTCAAGCTCACCAGAGTATTGATAGGCTCACTGTTAGCAATGCTGTGATCCTCGGATACACATATAATTCGCTGGCGTTGACCGTCAAAAATTCCGTCTGCATAGCGCACAGCAACTATGGGTGTAATAGCTTGCGGTTCAGTATTAATATCTTGACGATAAAGGCGTTGGTCTGCAAAGTTGCTAAAGTAAGCAGTGCCATCAAAGATGAAATAAGAGCTACCACCATATTCATGAACACGGGTACGCACATTAAACCCAGCCGGAGTAACATCTTGAATTTGGTTATTTCCACTCCGACGCACTACAACTGTTCTGCCTTGCTCTGAAGGCCGTAACTCGCTCCAATAAGTGTCTTCACCATCAAGAGTAATTTGTCCCAACCCAATGGTACGTGCAGTAATTAAGTCTGTTGTGATGGGGGAACTCCAAGAACCGTAAGATGCTACCTGTGGTTTAATCACGCGCTATCAGCTTCCTAATATCAGTAACTAATGTCATTATCGAGCTTCTGATTACCAATTACCATTAAACTAGCTTGATGTTGAAGTCCTCAAGCCTACTTAGCCACTCTGGCAAAGTAAGCGGTAATACTGAGAAAATTATCTTATTTAACGTGCCAATTATGAGTAGTACAGAAATAACTCATTCCGTATCAATAGGAATTGTCCTGTTTCCTAGCGTGACACAACTAGACTTCACCGGGCCTTATGAAGTATTTACAAGGTTTCCCAAGACAAATTTATACTTGCTTTCAGAAACATTAGAACCGATTAAGAGCGATCGCGGTTTAACTTTTCTCCCAGATACAACTTTTGCCGAAGCGCCTAATTTAGATGTGTTGTGTGTCCCTGGCGGCCCAGGAATTAATGCCAAACTGGAAGACAAAAACTTTTTAGAGTTTCTCAAAACCCAAGGGGAACAAGCGCGTTACGTGACATCTGTATGTACTGGTTCTTTACTTTTGGCTGCGGCTGGTTTACTTACAGGCTATCGTGCTACTACTCATTGGCTATCGTTGAATTTATTAGAAATGTTGGGTGTAGAAGCAGTTAAACAAAGAATAGTGATTGATCGCAATCGGATTACAGGCGGAGGTGTAACCGCAGGGATTGATTTTGCATTGGCGATCGCCGCAGAATTATTTGGCGAAACTCTGGCACAGGAAATTCAGCTACAAATAGAATATAATCCCCAACCGCCATTTAATAGTGGTTCTCCTGATACTGCTTCTGCGGATGTACTGAAGCGCGTTCGAGCAGCTAGTCAAGGTTTTCAGGAAAGTAGACAACAGATTGTCCAACGAGTGATGAGTGGAAATTCAACAAGCGATCAGCTGTAGTAGTTTTTTTAACCAACTGCCACCATACTAGATTATTAGGAGGGTGGATGGCGACCTAAAAGTTCTTCTTCTGCTCGAATCGCTAGTATAATTGGACGATTCATCTTGAGCGCGTTAATAGTCGCTCGTCCTGTAGCTGTTAATCCAACAACTTGTACACCATCCCACTGAAAATGTTCTGTCCATACTTGTTGGCGAGGGTTGAAGATGGGTACTTTTTCGCCTGTTTCTGGGTCTTCGACGATTTGTCGAGCAGCCTTGTAAAGTGAACAGGATACACAAGCCAAAGCCAAGTTATTTTCTGTTGTTGTACCACCTGCTATTACAGGAGTAATGTGATCTATATGGAATGTTGCTGCTTGACCTGCTTGGGATAAACCGCAATACTCACAGCGATCAGATGCTCTTTGAATAACTAATCGACGTAAAGCAACTGGAATTGTTACCATTTATCCATGCTGCATGACACGCTGCGAACGCAAATGTAGTAAAGATAAAAATTCTGCTAACTCAATTAGCCCTTCGGCTTCCCTTCGTTCTGCTTGGGTAAGAGTTTCGCCTGTATCTTGACGATCAAGCAAAAATTGAAGACGTTCTTGGACGGCTTCGGGAAGTTTAAAATGAGTTAGATCAACTGGTATCTCGATAATTTCAGGCATACAAAATATGTCAATTAATATTGCAATTTCTAATATTATTATACGCTAGTCAATTAGCTGTATATTTAATTATATATGTCGAGGAAATATTACTTCCTTTAAAATTAATAACTTAAGACTATGCTCAGTAAAGAAAGGACTATTGAAAAGTTTAATCAGCAGATTGAAGCAATTCCTAAACTAAAGCAACAGAAATCTTTCTCTCCAGAGTTTACGAAGTGGCAAAGAGATACCCAAGTATTAATTGAGAAAATCTTTGGAGAAAGAACTCGCCATATTAAAGATTTTGATAAGATTAACTTCAGTGTAGTAGTAGCATCAAACCTAACACCACCTTCTGCATTTCAAGAAGCGTACCGTGATGGGCTAGATCAAGCTCAATCAATTCTTCAGTCATTTATAGATGAAGTTGTTGATTACTGGGATGATAGTGTTGCGGCTAATAGTAGAGATTGTTTATCAATTATTGAGCAGATATGTAATCGCTTCCACCGGGTCGTAAAACAATTACGTTCCCGACATGAGAATCGAGAAACGCTTGATGTAAAGGATGAATACGATGTGCAAGACCTTCTTCACTCATTATTGCTACTAGAATTTGATGATGTCAGACCAGAAGAATGGACACCAAATCGTGCTGGTAGTAATTCACGCATGGATTTCCTCTTAAAAAAAGAGCAAACAGTGATTGAAGTCAAAAAAGCTCGTAATCGTCTTGGAGCTAAAGAGGTAGGTGAGCAATTAATAATTGATATTGAACGTTACCGTACTCATCCTGATTGCAAAATATTAATTTGTTTTGTTTACGATCCAGAAGGGCAAATAGCCAATCCACGAGGGCTTGAAAATGATTTAAGTGGTAACAAAGACGGCCTTACTGTTAAAGTGATTATTTCACCTATATTTTAAGCAGTAACCAAGACAGAATTATATAATCATATCATTCTTATACGGATGACTAAGAAATCATACTAAATGAGCTAATGACTAAATAAAAACTAGCCATTAGCCATCCTACTCATAACAAACTCTCCGCGTACCTCTGCGCCAACCTCCGCGCCCCTCCGCGTTTAAATCTCCACCTCAACTACGCAGTGCGAAAACGCGCCAACTCCTCACCGGTCTTCGCATCGTGGGCGTGAACAGTACACACCAAACAAGAGTCAAACGATCGCGCGACGTGTCCCACTTCCACAGGATCAGTTGGATCTGCGATCGGTGTACCTACTAAAGCTTCCTCAATCGGGCCTTTAACCCCTTCACTATCACGGGGGCCGACATTCCAAGTCGTAGGTGCAATTACTTGATAGTTCTTAATCTTGCCATCTTCTACTTCCACCCAGTGACACAAAGAACCACGCGCAGCTTCTGTTGCACCCCAACCGCGTCCATCTTTCTCTTTGGGTTTAATATACCAGGGGTCGTTTAAGACGAACTCACGCAGACAGCGTTCAGCTTCGCGGTATAGT
Above is a genomic segment from Nostoc sp. MS1 containing:
- a CDS encoding geranylgeranyl reductase family protein, with product MYDVIIVGAGPAGGAAAYHLAKKGHSVLILEKESLPRYKPCGGGVSPIVAEWFDFDFSPAISLKVDSFRFTWNLGDPVEAEIGTKEPVWMVRREVFDHFLVQQAQKQGAELRDNTEVTGVEFSSDRWQVNTANGPVTGRYLIAADGAKGPMAKWLGFKDRKRRLAGALEAEVPADVEDKSTIHFEFGLVKNGYIWNFPKENGYSIGVGTFIGGQPQDFKKILVEYSKLFNIDVQTSKQYGHPIALWDGNQKLHTQNAILAGEAACVVDPMTAEGIRPSIYSGVHAAAAVDKALCGDINALEEYTKIIHETWGAEMAWAQKLAGAFYRFPSVGYQVGVKRPTAPKVMGKILCGEMSYSSVAGRALKRLIPGFRG
- the frr gene encoding ribosome recycling factor codes for the protein MKLAEAESKMQHTVEATQRSFNTIRTGRANASLLDKVSVEYYGTPTPLKSLANISTPDATTILIQPYDKGSLNIIEKAISLSDVGLTPSNDGSTVRLNIPPLTSDRRKELVKLAAKYAEEGRVAIRNIRRDAIDSIRKQEKNAEVSEDESKDLQDKLQKLTNKYTARVDELLAEKEKDISTV
- the pyrH gene encoding UMP kinase; protein product: MGTNYRRVLLKLSGEALMGNMGYGIDPEVVKEIAQEIAEVIATGVQIAIVVGGGNIFRGVKAASAGMDRATADYIGMIATVMNAMTLQDSLERIGVQTRVQTAIAMQELAEPYIRRRAIRHLEKGRVVIFGAGSGNPFFTTDTTAALRAAEIDAEVIFKATKVDGVYDADPEIYPNAKRYNSLTYAHVLNQDLRVMDSTAIALCKENNIPILVFDLTTRGNIRRAVLGESIGTLVGGSCEIS
- a CDS encoding thioredoxin family protein, with amino-acid sequence MTLLETSNTPVGGYAPDFELPGIDNQVHHLSRYLESFRAVGVISLCNYCPYVNLYLDRIKNIQAEFAAEGLILIAINASDITEGSWTSLASMKAFAQQHQLNFPYLWDSTQEVSRTFGATTTPMAFLIDTHGILRYRGQIDNHPHKPSSIGEDYLRNAIAALLKGEKIPVPETEPVGTSLIWRI
- a CDS encoding S9 family peptidase, which codes for MIKPQVASYGSWSSPITTDLITARTIGLGQITLDGEDTYWSELRPSEQGRTVVVRRSGNNQIQDVTPAGFNVRTRVHEYGGSSYFIFDGTAYFSNFADQRLYRQDINTEPQAITPIVAVRYADGIFDGQRQRIICVSEDHSIANSEPINTLVSLRLAGDIKPLASGNDFYSSPRLSPDGSRLAWLTWNHPNMPWDGTQLWVGEFLADGSLGNTQQIAGGVNESIFQPEWSSDGTLYFISDRTGWWNLYRWQDGQIQALTQMEAEFGRPQWLLGMSTYAFESANRIICTYTQQGIWYLASLDTTTNQLQPLPTPYTEISGIKASAGRAVFLASSPTESTAIVQLDLSTEKLEVLRRSSDVTIDPGYLSLPQPIEYPTTNGQTAYAIFYPPQNRDYTAPETEKPPLIVKSHGGPTAAASSSLSFSIQYWTSRGIAVLDVNYGGSTGYGREYRQRLDGQWGIVDVDDCVFGARYLVEQGLVDGDRLAISGGSAGGYTTLCALTFRDTFKAGASYFGVSDLEALARDTHKFESRYLEGLIGAYPQQRQLYQQRSPINWVENLACPVIFFQGLEDQVVPPNQTEAMYKALLVKGVPVAYVPFAGEQHGFRKAENIKKSLEAELYFYSRIFSFELSETIESIIIENA
- a CDS encoding DJ-1/PfpI family protein, which codes for MLKSSSLLSHSGKVSGNTEKIILFNVPIMSSTEITHSVSIGIVLFPSVTQLDFTGPYEVFTRFPKTNLYLLSETLEPIKSDRGLTFLPDTTFAEAPNLDVLCVPGGPGINAKLEDKNFLEFLKTQGEQARYVTSVCTGSLLLAAAGLLTGYRATTHWLSLNLLEMLGVEAVKQRIVIDRNRITGGGVTAGIDFALAIAAELFGETLAQEIQLQIEYNPQPPFNSGSPDTASADVLKRVRAASQGFQESRQQIVQRVMSGNSTSDQL
- a CDS encoding HNH endonuclease — encoded protein: MVTIPVALRRLVIQRASDRCEYCGLSQAGQAATFHIDHITPVIAGGTTTENNLALACVSCSLYKAARQIVEDPETGEKVPIFNPRQQVWTEHFQWDGVQVVGLTATGRATINALKMNRPIILAIRAEEELLGRHPPS